From Bifidobacterium longum subsp. longum JCM 1217, one genomic window encodes:
- the asd gene encoding aspartate-semialdehyde dehydrogenase → MSEKLKVGILGATGMVGQRFITLLENHPWFEVVTLAASAHSAGKTYAEAVGDRWKMETPMPEYVKNMVVVDGDDAESVASGVDFMFSAVNMPKDQIRAIEERYAKTETPVVSNNSAHRWTPDVPMVVPEINPEHFEVIEHQRKRLGTTRGFIAVKPNCSIQAYTPALAAWKEFEPREVVVSTYQAISGAGKTFKDWPEMVGNIIPFISGEEAKSEKEPLKVFGHVDAAKGEIVPFDGDLKITSQCIRVPVLNGHTATVFLNFGKKATKEELIDRLVNYTSKASELELPHAPKHFIQYLTEDDRPQVKLDVDYEGGMGVSIGRLREDSIFDWKFVGLAHNTLRGAAGGALECAEMLKALGYITKK, encoded by the coding sequence ATGTCCGAAAAATTGAAGGTCGGCATCCTTGGTGCCACCGGTATGGTCGGTCAGCGTTTTATCACGCTGCTTGAGAATCACCCGTGGTTCGAGGTGGTCACGCTTGCCGCTTCCGCGCACAGCGCCGGCAAGACGTATGCCGAGGCTGTCGGCGACCGTTGGAAGATGGAAACCCCGATGCCCGAATATGTCAAGAACATGGTGGTCGTCGATGGCGACGATGCCGAGTCCGTGGCCTCTGGTGTTGATTTCATGTTCTCTGCGGTAAACATGCCGAAGGACCAGATTCGCGCCATTGAAGAGCGTTATGCCAAGACCGAGACCCCGGTGGTCTCCAACAACAGCGCCCACCGCTGGACCCCGGACGTGCCGATGGTGGTGCCGGAGATCAACCCGGAGCACTTCGAGGTGATCGAGCACCAGCGCAAGCGCCTGGGCACCACTCGTGGTTTTATCGCCGTCAAGCCGAACTGCTCGATTCAGGCCTACACGCCGGCGCTGGCCGCGTGGAAGGAATTCGAGCCGCGCGAGGTGGTTGTGAGCACCTACCAGGCGATTTCCGGCGCGGGCAAGACCTTCAAGGACTGGCCCGAGATGGTGGGCAACATCATCCCGTTCATCTCCGGTGAGGAAGCAAAGTCTGAGAAGGAACCGCTCAAGGTGTTCGGCCATGTGGACGCCGCCAAGGGCGAGATCGTGCCGTTCGACGGCGACCTCAAGATCACTTCCCAGTGCATCCGCGTGCCCGTGCTCAACGGCCACACCGCCACCGTGTTCCTGAACTTCGGCAAGAAGGCCACCAAGGAAGAGCTCATCGACCGTCTGGTGAACTACACGTCCAAGGCTTCCGAGCTGGAGCTGCCGCACGCACCGAAGCACTTCATCCAGTACCTCACCGAGGATGACCGCCCGCAGGTCAAGCTCGACGTGGACTACGAGGGTGGCATGGGCGTTTCCATCGGCCGTCTGCGTGAGGATTCCATCTTCGATTGGAAGTTCGTGGGTCTGGCCCACAACACCCTGCGTGGTGCAGCCGGCGGTGCCCTTGAATGCGCCGAAATGCTCAAGGCTCTCGGCTACATCACCAAGAAGTAG
- a CDS encoding ACT domain-containing protein encodes MTEEEAKSMGDLFPDLGPEAPVISGIAHDRSEALATVRGVPNEPGMAAKVFTELATAGVNVDMIVQAGASVGTADISFTVPESAVKQVQNTLLDKQEVLGYHSFDVDTNVGKVAVVGVGMKTHAGLAAKFFQALSDEGINVLMISTSEIRIAALVPLDQLNDAVKALHTAYGLDADQIEAVVYGGTGR; translated from the coding sequence ATGACTGAAGAAGAAGCGAAATCCATGGGCGACCTGTTCCCTGACCTGGGCCCCGAGGCACCGGTGATTTCCGGCATTGCCCACGATCGTTCCGAGGCGCTGGCCACCGTGCGTGGCGTGCCGAACGAGCCGGGTATGGCCGCCAAGGTGTTCACCGAGCTGGCCACCGCCGGCGTGAACGTGGACATGATCGTGCAGGCCGGCGCATCCGTCGGCACTGCGGACATCTCCTTCACCGTGCCCGAATCGGCCGTCAAGCAGGTTCAGAACACACTGCTCGACAAGCAGGAAGTGCTGGGCTACCACTCCTTCGATGTGGACACCAACGTAGGCAAGGTGGCCGTGGTGGGCGTTGGCATGAAGACCCATGCCGGTCTGGCCGCCAAGTTCTTCCAGGCCCTGAGCGATGAGGGCATCAACGTGCTGATGATTTCTACCTCCGAGATTCGTATCGCCGCGCTCGTGCCGCTCGATCAGCTCAACGACGCCGTCAAGGCGCTGCACACCGCATACGGTCTCGATGCCGATCAAATCGAAGCCGTGGTGTACGGCGGTACTGGCCGCTGA
- a CDS encoding aspartate kinase, whose translation MALIVQKYGGSSVADTESIKRVAKRVVETEKKGNKVAVVVSAMGDTTDDLIDQALSIDSNPPEREMDMLMTAGERISMSLLAMAIHAEGSRAHSFTGQQAGFFTDARYGAAHIKAVRPDRVKNALSLGDIAIVAGFQGINAKGDATTLGRGGSDTSAVALAVALGADICEIYTDVDGIFTADPRIVPSARRIPSIDYESILEMASCGSKVLALRCVEYAQRFNMPLHVRSSFSRRPGTLVVPDGIDPRTLPNLD comes from the coding sequence GTGGCTCTCATCGTGCAGAAGTACGGCGGTTCGTCGGTCGCCGATACCGAATCGATCAAACGTGTGGCCAAGCGCGTTGTTGAGACGGAAAAGAAGGGCAACAAGGTGGCCGTGGTGGTCTCCGCCATGGGCGACACCACCGATGACCTTATCGATCAGGCGCTGAGCATCGACTCCAACCCGCCCGAGCGCGAGATGGACATGCTGATGACCGCAGGCGAGCGAATTTCCATGAGCCTGCTGGCCATGGCCATTCACGCCGAAGGCAGCCGTGCCCACTCCTTCACCGGTCAGCAGGCCGGCTTCTTCACCGACGCCCGTTACGGCGCGGCCCACATCAAGGCCGTGAGACCGGACCGCGTGAAGAACGCGCTCTCATTGGGAGACATCGCCATCGTTGCCGGCTTCCAGGGCATCAACGCCAAGGGTGACGCCACCACGCTCGGCCGCGGTGGTTCGGATACCTCCGCAGTGGCGCTTGCCGTGGCGCTCGGTGCCGATATCTGCGAGATCTACACTGACGTGGACGGCATCTTCACCGCCGACCCGCGTATCGTGCCTTCCGCCCGCCGCATTCCGTCCATCGATTACGAGTCCATTCTGGAGATGGCGTCCTGCGGCTCCAAGGTGCTGGCACTGCGCTGTGTGGAATACGCTCAGCGTTTCAACATGCCGCTGCACGTGCGTTCCTCGTTCTCCCGTCGCCCCGGCACATTGGTGGTGCCCGACGGCATTGACCCGCGTACGCTGCCGAACCTCGACTGA
- the leuA gene encoding 2-isopropylmalate synthase translates to MGQDQSSVFDLAAVAAASNGGNNDPLLPPARFIGDPQKPSRMPYNKYAAYDKQIPFDYPERTWPGKRLQRAPRWCSVDLRDGNQALVNPMDSERKLRFWNLLVSMGFKEIEVGFPSASETDFDFIRMLIERELIPDDVTIVVLTQCREHLIRRTYEALKGAKRAIVHFYNSVSVLQREVVFRKNKEEIKKLATDAAELCKDLENEAKGIDLYYEYSPESFTGTEPEYAVEVCNAVIGVIKPTPEHPMVINLPATVEMTTPNVFADEVEYVSTHLDDRDSVVLSLHPHNDEGMGVAATELAVLAGADRVEGCLLGNGERTGNVDLVTLGLNWLTQGIDPQLDLSNVPEIRKTVEYCNQIKISERHPYAGNFVFTAFSGSHQDAIKKGLEARQVAAERAGADLDSFVWLVPYLPIDPKDIGRTYEAIIRVNSQSGKGGMAYLLKTNHNLDLPKRLQIEFDKIVQNYADTTKKEVKDEDIWRLFKDEYLPVEQSGMTAAGVVVGDTHDASLVPWGRLKLLKVAVSSGEDGSDTVLKARLLDRGVNVGVDAPVEREVSGIGNGPIAAFLNAISNFGVDASIMDYVEHTMSVGTDAMAASYVECQVGEADDAQIVWGVGIDSSITTSALKSIISAINRFQRKR, encoded by the coding sequence ATGGGTCAGGATCAATCATCCGTTTTTGATCTCGCAGCGGTAGCCGCAGCGTCCAATGGGGGGAACAACGACCCGCTGCTGCCTCCGGCGCGATTCATTGGCGATCCGCAGAAGCCGAGTCGTATGCCGTACAACAAGTACGCCGCCTACGACAAGCAGATCCCGTTTGATTACCCGGAGCGTACGTGGCCGGGCAAGCGACTGCAGCGCGCGCCGCGCTGGTGCTCCGTCGATCTTCGCGACGGCAATCAGGCCCTCGTCAACCCGATGGATTCCGAGCGCAAGCTGCGTTTCTGGAACCTGCTCGTCTCCATGGGATTCAAGGAGATCGAGGTGGGCTTCCCGTCCGCTTCCGAGACCGATTTCGACTTCATCCGTATGCTCATCGAGCGTGAGCTGATTCCGGACGACGTGACCATCGTGGTACTCACCCAGTGCCGCGAGCACCTCATCCGCCGCACTTACGAGGCGCTCAAGGGTGCCAAGCGCGCCATCGTGCACTTCTACAACTCCGTGTCTGTGTTGCAGCGCGAGGTCGTGTTCCGCAAGAACAAGGAGGAGATCAAGAAGCTCGCCACCGACGCCGCCGAACTGTGCAAGGACCTCGAGAACGAGGCCAAGGGCATCGACCTGTACTACGAGTACTCGCCGGAATCCTTCACCGGCACCGAGCCGGAGTACGCCGTCGAGGTGTGCAACGCCGTGATCGGTGTTATCAAGCCGACTCCCGAGCACCCGATGGTCATCAACCTGCCCGCCACCGTGGAAATGACCACGCCGAACGTGTTCGCCGACGAAGTGGAGTACGTCTCCACCCACCTCGACGACCGTGACTCCGTGGTGCTCTCCCTCCACCCGCACAACGACGAAGGCATGGGCGTGGCCGCCACCGAGCTGGCCGTGCTGGCCGGCGCCGACCGCGTGGAAGGCTGCCTGCTGGGCAACGGCGAGCGTACCGGCAACGTCGACTTGGTCACGCTGGGCCTCAACTGGCTCACCCAAGGCATCGACCCGCAGCTTGACCTGTCCAACGTGCCCGAGATTCGCAAGACGGTTGAGTACTGCAACCAGATCAAGATTTCCGAGCGTCACCCGTACGCCGGCAACTTCGTGTTCACTGCGTTCTCCGGCTCGCATCAGGACGCCATCAAGAAGGGTCTCGAGGCTCGTCAGGTGGCCGCCGAGCGTGCTGGCGCCGATCTCGACAGCTTCGTGTGGCTTGTGCCGTACCTGCCGATCGACCCGAAGGACATCGGCCGTACGTACGAAGCCATCATTCGCGTCAACTCGCAGTCCGGCAAGGGCGGCATGGCCTACCTGCTCAAGACCAACCACAATCTTGACCTGCCCAAGCGTCTGCAGATCGAATTCGACAAGATCGTGCAGAACTACGCTGACACGACCAAGAAGGAAGTCAAGGACGAGGATATCTGGCGTCTGTTCAAGGACGAGTACCTGCCGGTCGAACAGTCCGGCATGACCGCCGCCGGTGTGGTTGTGGGCGATACTCATGACGCCTCGCTCGTGCCGTGGGGCCGCTTGAAGCTGCTCAAGGTGGCCGTCAGCTCCGGTGAGGATGGCTCCGACACCGTGCTCAAGGCTCGTCTGCTCGACCGCGGCGTGAACGTCGGGGTCGATGCGCCCGTGGAGCGCGAGGTCTCCGGCATCGGCAACGGTCCGATCGCCGCTTTCCTCAACGCCATTTCCAACTTTGGCGTTGACGCCTCGATTATGGATTACGTGGAGCACACCATGTCCGTCGGCACCGACGCCATGGCCGCCTCGTACGTGGAATGCCAGGTCGGCGAGGCCGATGACGCGCAGATCGTGTGGGGCGTCGGCATCGATTCGTCGATTACCACTAGCGCCCTGAAGTCGATTATCTCCGCCATCAACCGTTTCCAGCGCAAGCGCTGA
- a CDS encoding ATP-binding protein, with product MAVESSEIQRGEYLPRVADGLLTQALQSSGAVQIKGPKWCGKTATAERQSASQVFMQDPDRSATLLALADTKPSLILRGEEPRLIDEWQMAPQLWDAVRFAIDRGRGRGRFILTGSATPQQEPAHSGVGRIARLTMRTMSLFESQESTGVVSLGELFDGNHDVSGFSDFDIENTAFALCRGGWPEAVVESRVNVALRMAADYVEELLDSDINRMDGIKRNKTWMRLIMRSYARNISSQASQSTIAADMQGEPPSEGTLSDYLDALSRACVTEDLPAWNPRLRSKTAVRTSPTRHFSDPSIACAVLHATPEKLLNDFETFGLLFESMCIRDLRVYADALGGDVFHYRDKTGLESDAVIGLHDGRWALIEVKLGEKQVDIAAAHLKKLADRIDQDHEGRPSFLMVLTATAAAYRRDDGVLVVPLATLAP from the coding sequence ATGGCAGTGGAGAGCTCGGAGATTCAACGTGGCGAGTACCTTCCTCGAGTGGCTGATGGGTTGCTGACTCAGGCATTGCAGTCTTCTGGTGCCGTTCAGATTAAAGGTCCAAAATGGTGTGGCAAGACTGCAACGGCAGAAAGGCAGTCGGCGAGTCAGGTCTTCATGCAGGACCCGGATCGCAGTGCTACGCTGTTGGCCTTGGCTGATACAAAGCCTTCTCTCATCCTGCGAGGTGAGGAGCCGAGACTCATTGATGAATGGCAGATGGCCCCGCAATTGTGGGACGCGGTGCGTTTCGCCATCGATCGAGGGCGCGGTCGTGGCCGATTCATCCTAACTGGATCGGCGACTCCTCAACAGGAACCAGCTCATTCCGGAGTGGGAAGAATTGCCCGATTAACCATGCGTACCATGTCCTTATTTGAATCGCAGGAATCGACGGGCGTTGTTTCGTTGGGAGAGTTGTTCGATGGCAACCATGATGTTTCGGGTTTCTCCGATTTCGATATTGAAAACACCGCGTTTGCGCTATGCCGCGGTGGCTGGCCTGAAGCAGTAGTCGAATCTCGAGTAAATGTTGCCTTGCGCATGGCCGCGGATTATGTCGAAGAACTACTTGATTCTGACATCAATCGTATGGATGGTATAAAGCGCAATAAAACTTGGATGCGTCTGATTATGCGCTCGTATGCGCGCAATATTTCTTCTCAGGCGTCGCAATCCACTATCGCGGCGGATATGCAGGGTGAACCGCCTTCGGAAGGTACACTCTCCGATTATTTAGATGCATTGTCGCGAGCTTGCGTAACTGAAGATCTTCCAGCTTGGAACCCTCGTTTACGTTCTAAGACTGCAGTGAGAACGAGCCCAACCAGACACTTCAGCGACCCGTCGATAGCTTGTGCGGTACTGCACGCGACCCCGGAGAAACTCCTTAATGATTTCGAGACCTTTGGCTTGCTGTTTGAGTCCATGTGTATTCGCGATCTGCGTGTGTATGCTGATGCGCTTGGCGGAGATGTGTTCCATTATCGGGATAAGACGGGATTGGAATCTGATGCGGTCATTGGCCTGCATGATGGACGATGGGCTCTCATTGAGGTCAAGCTCGGAGAAAAGCAGGTTGATATTGCGGCGGCCCATTTGAAAAAGTTGGCTGACAGAATTGATCAAGATCACGAAGGCCGTCCGTCATTCTTGATGGTGCTGACCGCTACGGCTGCCGCTTATCGCCGGGATGATGGGGTATTGGTAGTGCCGTTGGCCACGCTTGCTCCGTGA
- a CDS encoding metallophosphoesterase family protein, giving the protein MTNLRFREDGSFRVLQMADIQDGPNVLPDTIRLIREAIRKADPDLVVFTGDQIRGYDPAYIDTFLRRRGEEPGARVRAVTEVEAKLRGIKRRARNRVNNRLLAMKSDGSNPDVQQTASTASTTSTLVYSTTSDPQDVPTTLDELMDETRDKVRRTFAGFLGPVIEAEVPFAATYGNHDFQCGILADEQDGIYREFPGCLNPVDSLEPGTFALPIEASDGSGRVAMSVMMVNSGDYAGKPEENDAQYPAYVVNPRGLDLADSDGYGTPSPEAIDWLGAVQSELGERNGDGKPVPAIAFQHIPPQEFYDCLKEVPAWTPNAVEGARTHAGHCYVLNHEICRPGSRLGEAIGCADENVGEVDALREAGGYFALFCGHDHKNAFVGHAHGIDLGYAPTCGFECYGPKSRYRGIRLFEFHESNPAGYVTRMLTWGDLVGRYSSNEVRVWFEDHCVTGAISMRNELRRPQVFAVLSGAMSLGFMAVIRSLVKKR; this is encoded by the coding sequence ATGACGAACCTGCGATTCCGCGAAGACGGCAGCTTCCGCGTGCTGCAGATGGCCGACATCCAAGACGGCCCCAACGTACTCCCCGATACCATCCGCCTTATCCGTGAGGCCATTCGCAAAGCCGACCCGGATCTGGTGGTGTTCACCGGCGACCAGATTCGCGGTTACGATCCTGCCTACATCGACACTTTCCTGCGCCGCCGTGGCGAGGAACCGGGCGCTCGCGTGCGTGCGGTCACCGAAGTCGAGGCCAAGCTGCGCGGAATCAAGCGGCGGGCCAGAAACCGCGTGAACAATCGTCTGCTGGCCATGAAGTCTGACGGCAGCAATCCCGACGTCCAACAAACCGCGTCCACCGCGTCCACCACGTCCACGCTGGTCTACTCCACAACATCCGATCCACAGGATGTGCCGACGACTTTGGACGAGCTCATGGACGAGACCCGTGACAAAGTCCGCCGCACGTTTGCCGGCTTCCTTGGCCCGGTCATCGAAGCGGAAGTGCCGTTCGCCGCCACCTACGGCAATCACGATTTCCAGTGCGGCATCCTGGCCGACGAGCAGGACGGCATCTACCGCGAATTCCCCGGCTGCCTGAACCCGGTCGACAGCCTCGAGCCAGGCACTTTTGCCCTGCCCATTGAGGCTTCCGACGGATCCGGGCGCGTAGCTATGTCCGTCATGATGGTGAATTCCGGCGATTACGCCGGCAAGCCTGAAGAGAACGACGCCCAATACCCGGCCTATGTGGTCAATCCGCGCGGTCTTGATTTGGCTGATTCCGATGGGTATGGCACGCCAAGCCCCGAGGCGATCGATTGGCTGGGAGCCGTACAGTCCGAACTTGGCGAACGCAACGGCGACGGTAAGCCGGTGCCTGCCATCGCCTTCCAGCACATTCCGCCGCAGGAATTCTACGATTGCCTCAAAGAGGTTCCCGCATGGACGCCGAACGCGGTGGAAGGCGCACGTACCCACGCCGGCCATTGCTACGTGCTCAACCATGAGATTTGCCGGCCGGGATCGCGGCTGGGTGAGGCGATTGGCTGTGCGGACGAGAACGTCGGTGAAGTGGACGCCTTGCGTGAGGCAGGCGGCTACTTCGCGCTGTTCTGCGGTCACGATCACAAGAACGCCTTCGTGGGCCACGCGCATGGCATTGATTTGGGCTACGCGCCTACCTGCGGATTCGAATGCTATGGTCCCAAGTCGCGCTATCGCGGCATCCGCCTGTTCGAATTCCATGAAAGCAACCCGGCCGGCTACGTGACCCGCATGCTCACCTGGGGTGATCTGGTGGGCCGATACTCCAGCAACGAGGTGCGCGTCTGGTTCGAGGACCACTGCGTGACCGGTGCCATCAGCATGCGTAACGAATTGCGCCGCCCGCAGGTATTCGCAGTGCTGTCCGGTGCCATGAGCCTCGGTTTTATGGCCGTCATCCGCTCGTTGGTGAAGAAGCGGTGA
- a CDS encoding DUF5701 family protein, which translates to MSIASVEAQKQLDRIVALGYPDVADISAAAFRSLARPLIGALEHSDLGSNILLVPTRELVSPESLIARTSINRMAGFTTMPPRDIASFLPQDGFMPPEGPFYLVVNPHTGTCYVNREPDVARKLIDSDERLPLTLEEGLAIATQHPEWLLEKNGFNLLGSRSADGRVPSIWMSQNAPRLGAVWPNSRHTWLGNAYCTARRGVSLFR; encoded by the coding sequence ATGTCTATCGCATCAGTAGAGGCCCAAAAACAGCTCGACCGTATCGTGGCTCTCGGCTACCCGGATGTGGCGGATATTTCCGCCGCCGCATTCCGCTCGCTGGCCCGACCTCTGATCGGGGCGCTCGAGCATTCCGATTTGGGATCGAACATCCTGCTGGTGCCCACGCGTGAACTGGTTTCGCCTGAGTCGCTGATTGCACGAACCTCCATCAATCGCATGGCAGGCTTCACCACCATGCCGCCGCGTGACATCGCCAGCTTCCTGCCTCAAGACGGCTTCATGCCGCCGGAAGGCCCGTTCTATCTGGTCGTCAATCCGCACACCGGCACGTGCTATGTCAATCGCGAGCCGGATGTGGCCCGCAAACTTATTGACTCCGATGAGCGCCTGCCGCTCACCCTCGAGGAAGGCTTGGCCATCGCCACCCAGCACCCGGAGTGGCTGCTGGAAAAGAACGGCTTCAATCTGCTCGGCTCACGCTCCGCAGACGGACGCGTGCCGAGCATCTGGATGAGCCAGAACGCACCGCGACTGGGAGCCGTCTGGCCCAATTCCCGCCATACTTGGCTGGGCAACGCGTATTGCACGGCCCGTCGCGGGGTGAGTCTGTTCCGTTAA
- a CDS encoding transglycosylase domain-containing protein, which translates to MLGIFFSLIGLGLLAGIAVFAYLYTTTEVPQPEKFALAEKTTVYYADGTTAIGSYAEQNREIISCEGLPDYIGNAIVASENRTFYTDKGLDLKGIARAFINNVTKGTRQGGSTITQQYAERYYMGETTSYVGKAREAIMAIKIAQTESKDEVLCNYMNTIYLGRNSYGIQAAAKAYFNKDAKDLTLSEAAMIAGIIPSPSTWDPADNADMAKSRFKRVLNIMQEDGYITAKQHTDAKFPQTAAVAQQNEYAGPNGYLLDMVRRELVQSKAFTKEDLDTGGYKIITTIDKSKQDLMQSIGDTRLDDMPESLQIGGIALDPKTGEVLSVYAGSDYLSKQLNNADQAVFEPGSTMKPFALLGAAQSGVSFDTLFNGNSHQHFTGLDQEVNNALENNWGNINLYQATANSVNTVFMNVNEHLTPKRTAAIAHEAGIQGDIDENSMYNVLGINALTVWDLAQGHSTIANNGVKNTLHMVSKVLDSNNKDMYNAPSNGTKVFDANDCALVQKAMQGTTTYGTAAGTSSMLGRPVAGKSGTANDEMASSFVGYTPSMMNVWAIWNPDDKGNPQVVPAFSGYGVSSTGYPAHLFQEFMAQALQGTEAEQFPTAKDNGKIGGSDGTWGLGKGQSSGLSNNTNKQSTEDAQKQAEQDAQQKAAEEEAKKQQQAQEFAQQCLANPSYSTECPNYPGTTTGGDGNAGNNTGGDNGNNTGNDNGNSGGTGGNTGTNGVTQ; encoded by the coding sequence GTGCTGGGCATCTTCTTCTCCCTGATTGGACTGGGCTTGCTGGCCGGTATCGCAGTATTCGCATACCTGTACACCACCACTGAGGTCCCGCAACCCGAGAAGTTCGCGTTGGCCGAGAAAACCACCGTGTATTACGCGGACGGCACCACCGCGATCGGCTCCTACGCGGAGCAGAATCGTGAAATCATCTCTTGCGAGGGGCTGCCGGACTACATCGGCAACGCGATTGTGGCGTCCGAAAACCGTACGTTCTACACGGATAAAGGCCTTGATCTGAAGGGCATCGCCCGCGCATTCATTAATAATGTGACCAAGGGCACGCGCCAAGGTGGTTCCACCATCACTCAGCAGTATGCCGAGCGGTATTACATGGGCGAAACCACATCCTATGTGGGCAAGGCGCGCGAGGCCATCATGGCCATCAAAATCGCGCAGACCGAATCCAAGGACGAGGTGCTGTGCAATTACATGAACACCATCTATCTGGGCCGCAACTCCTACGGTATCCAGGCAGCGGCCAAGGCATACTTCAATAAGGACGCCAAGGATCTGACGCTGTCTGAGGCGGCGATGATCGCCGGCATTATTCCGTCACCGTCCACGTGGGATCCGGCCGATAACGCCGATATGGCCAAATCGCGCTTCAAGCGTGTGCTGAACATCATGCAGGAGGATGGTTACATCACTGCCAAGCAGCACACTGATGCCAAGTTCCCGCAGACCGCCGCGGTGGCGCAGCAGAACGAATACGCGGGGCCGAACGGTTATCTGCTGGATATGGTGCGCCGCGAGCTGGTGCAGTCCAAGGCCTTTACCAAAGAGGATTTGGATACTGGCGGATACAAGATCATCACCACCATCGACAAGAGCAAGCAGGATCTTATGCAGTCCATCGGCGACACCCGTCTGGACGACATGCCTGAATCCCTGCAAATCGGCGGCATAGCGCTGGACCCGAAGACCGGTGAAGTATTGTCCGTATACGCCGGTTCAGATTATCTGTCCAAGCAGCTCAACAATGCCGATCAGGCCGTATTCGAACCGGGTTCGACTATGAAGCCGTTCGCTTTGCTGGGGGCCGCGCAATCCGGCGTCAGCTTCGATACATTGTTCAACGGCAATTCCCACCAGCACTTCACCGGCTTGGATCAAGAGGTGAACAACGCTCTGGAGAACAACTGGGGCAACATCAATCTGTATCAGGCCACCGCCAACTCGGTGAACACGGTGTTCATGAACGTCAATGAGCATCTGACGCCGAAGCGCACGGCCGCAATCGCCCATGAAGCGGGCATTCAGGGCGATATCGATGAAAACTCCATGTACAACGTGCTGGGCATCAACGCCCTGACCGTGTGGGATTTGGCGCAAGGCCATTCGACCATCGCCAACAATGGCGTGAAGAACACCTTGCACATGGTGTCCAAAGTGCTTGATTCCAACAATAAGGACATGTACAACGCGCCCAGCAACGGCACCAAGGTGTTCGATGCCAACGACTGCGCTTTGGTACAGAAGGCCATGCAGGGCACCACCACGTACGGTACGGCGGCCGGCACATCCAGCATGTTGGGCCGGCCCGTCGCCGGCAAGTCCGGTACCGCCAACGACGAAATGGCTTCGTCGTTCGTGGGATACACCCCCAGCATGATGAATGTGTGGGCTATCTGGAATCCGGACGATAAGGGCAATCCGCAAGTGGTGCCAGCCTTCTCCGGATACGGCGTCTCTTCCACTGGATACCCCGCCCACCTGTTCCAGGAGTTCATGGCTCAGGCCTTGCAAGGCACCGAGGCGGAGCAGTTCCCGACCGCTAAAGACAACGGCAAGATCGGCGGCTCCGACGGCACTTGGGGCTTGGGCAAGGGACAGAGCAGCGGCCTGTCCAACAACACCAACAAGCAGTCCACCGAAGACGCGCAGAAGCAGGCTGAGCAGGACGCACAGCAGAAGGCGGCCGAAGAGGAAGCCAAGAAGCAACAGCAGGCTCAGGAGTTCGCCCAGCAGTGCCTCGCCAATCCGAGCTATTCCACCGAGTGCCCGAATTATCCCGGCACCACTACCGGCGGAGATGGCAACGCCGGCAACAATACCGGCGGTGACAACGGGAACAATACCGGCAACGATAATGGTAATTCCGGAGGCACCGGCGGGAACACCGGCACCAACGGCGTCACCCAGTAG